In Tiliqua scincoides isolate rTilSci1 chromosome 1, rTilSci1.hap2, whole genome shotgun sequence, the following are encoded in one genomic region:
- the LOC136645469 gene encoding general transcription factor II-I repeat domain-containing protein 2A-like, with translation MFFRGVDSKFNVTQELALVHSMHGTTTGEDIFKELEKSLLECKLDWSKLKCVTIDGGKNMSGVKKGLVGQITRRMESSGLSKPMFLHCIIHQQALCVKYVDMTCVLKPVVETINYIRSHGLIHRQVRGFLKETDSEIIDLPSYTAVKWLSCGKVLSCFFQLREEIKLFLLQKNHHVPVLYNTDWLMKLAFFVDLISHVNQLNISMQRENNLISDVFSLVKTFRSKLLLLGRNVQHQNLEHLPTGAKLRAESGAAFPSSFAAEKVRELHKQFTERFSDLDAHTEEIKMFQNPFDCDVNRLPGRFQMEIIELQSNDLLRAKHKEGDLAQFYKSLQPEKFPNLKEFARGSLSIFGTTYLCKQIFSRMKYVKSKYRSTLTDEHLKSLLIIGSSKLVPDYNELLRSTAPPLSL, from the coding sequence ATGTTCTTCCGTGGTGTCGACAGCAAATTTAATGTGACTCAAGAATTGGCACTGGTGCACAGCATGCATGGCACAACAACTGGGGAAGACATCTTCAAAGAATTAGAAAAGTCTTTATTAGAATGCAAACTGGACTGGAGTAAGCTGAAATGTGTGACAATTGATGGGGGAAAGAACATGTCTGGGGTGAAGAAAGGGTTGGTTGGACAAATAACAAGAAGAATGGAGAGTAGTGGACTATCAAAGCCTATGTTTCTGCATTGTATCATCCATCAGCAAGCACTGTGTGTAAAATATGTGGACATGACTTGTGTTCTGAAACCTGTGGTAGAGACAATAAATTACATAAGATCTCATGGGCTGATTCATCGCCAAGTTCGTGGGTTCCTGAAGGAGACTGATTCAGAGATCATAGACTTGCCTTCCTATACAGCAGTCAAATGGCTCAGTTGCGGCAAGGTCCTCTCGTGCTTTTTCCAGCTCAGAgaggaaataaaattatttctgctaCAGAAGAATCACCATGTACCAGTCCTGTATAACACTGACTGGCTCATGAAACTGGCTTTTTTTGTAGATTTGATATCCCACGTGAACCAACTCAATATCAGTATGCAAAGAGAAAATAATCTAATCAGTGATGTCTTCTCACTTGTGAAGACATTCAGGTCCAAATTGCTGCTCCTTGGAAGGAATGTACAACACCAGAACTTGGAACACTTACCCACCGGTGCAAAATTGCGTGCTGAAAGTGGAGCAGCATTTCCATCATCATTTGCTGCAGAAAAAGTCAGGGAGCTGCACAAACAATTCACAGAACGCTTCTCTGACCTGGATGCTCACacagaggaaataaaaatgtttcagaatccCTTTGACTGTGATGTGAACAGACTGCCAGGTCGGTTCCAAATGGAAATAATTGAATTGCAGTCAAATGATCTGCTAAGAGCAAAGCACAAGGAAGGAGACCTGGCACAGTTCTATAAATCTCTGCAGCCTGAGAAATTCCCAAATTTGAAAGAATTTGCTCGTGGATCTCTCTCTATTTTTGGGACAACATACCTCTGCAAGCAGATATTTTCAAGAATGAAGTATGTAAAATCAAAATACAGGTCCACATTAACTGATGAGCATTTGAAGTCATTACTGATTATTGGCTCCTCCAAACTAGTACCAGATTACAATGAACTATTGAGATCAACAGCTCCACCACTCTCATTGTAA